The following is a genomic window from Burkholderia oklahomensis C6786.
AACGAGTCACATGCGGATTCATCGATTTTCCGGGCGCGGCGCCCTTTGCTCCCTGTCAAAACTATCAGTTACTTGGCCGATTTGGTGGCACAAAAAACAACTGCATCTTCAAATACCGGACAGATCGCCGTCAATGTCGTTGTATTCGGAAAAAATTTCCACAAATTAGGCGAAATCGAATTCTTTTGCGGCAATAATTGCATTGGGAGCGGTACACGTGTGATTCCCCGGGCGTGCGCGGCCGCTTCGGGCGGCGCGCTGCGCTACTTTTAAAACGGCCGCTCTTCACGCGAAGATTGAATTATGAAAAATTGATCGGTACTATACCCGCGCGCTTGTAGCAAAGCAAAATCACGAATTCTCAACGATTTAAAACGCCCGCGCCGGGGAAATAAACGATGAAAGACCGTCTCTTCGCAAAACTTTCTGGGGTAGTGTTGGCCTGCGGCATCATCGCCGGTTGCGCGTCGCAGCCGACTCCGCCGACGCCCGAAGCATTCAACAAGTCGTTGGCCGACGCCGACGCTGTGGCGAAGGCAGGCGATCAGGACCGCGCGATCGGCCTTTATCAGCAACTTGCGAAATCCGATCCGACGCGCGAAGAGCCGTGGTCGCGAATCGCGCAGATCCAGTTCCAGCAGGGCCACTACGGCCAGGCGATCGTCGCCGCTCAGGAGGCGCTGCAGCGCGACAAGACCGACCGTCAGGCGAAGAGCGTGCTTGCCGTCGCGGGCCTGCGCATCGCGACCGAATCGCTCGGCGAGCTGCGCCAGGATTCGTCGCTCGCGGGCGACGCGAAGTCGGACGCGCAGGCGCTCGCGAAGCAGCTGCGCGACACGCTCGGCGAAGCCGCGCTGTTCCCGCCCGAGCAGCAGACGAAGCCCGTCGTGAAGAAGCGCCGCATCGTGCGCCGCGCGAAGCCGCCCGTGCACGAGGCCGCGCCCGCCGAAAACAGCACGGCGGCCGCACCCGCGACGCCGGCTGCCCCCGCGACGCCGGCGCCCGCGAAGGCGGCAACCACGTCGGCGCCCGCGAAGGCGGCTGGCGGCGATCCGTTCAGCGCACTGCGTTAAGCCGCGCGCGACCCACACACTAATCGGGAGCCGTCGATGGCGAAGAAAGAGAGCATTCAAAAGCGCTTGCAGAAAGTGCGGCCGCCCCGCGTCCAACTGACGTACGAGGTCGAACGGGGCGACGCGATCGAGATCAAGGAGCTGCCGTTCGTCGTCGGGGTCGTCGGCGATCTGGCCGGGCAGTCGGAAGTCGAGCAGCCGAAGCTGCGCGACCGTAAGTTCGTGAACATCGATCGCGACAACTTCGACGACGTGATGAAGGCGATCGAGCCGCGCGCCGCGTTCCAGGTGGAGAACCGCCTGAGCGAAGCGGGCGGCAAGTTCGCGGTCGATCTGAAGTTCCGTTCGATCAACGATTTCAATCCGGACGAAGTCGTCGAGCAGGTCGAACCGTTGAGGCGTCTGCTCGAGGCGCGCTCGAAGCTCGCCGATCTGCGCAACAAACTGGCCGGCAACGACAAGCTCGAAGACCTGCTGAGCGAAGTGCTGTCGAACACGCAGCAGCTGGAAGCGCTGAAGAAGAGCGCCGACGGCGGCGACAAGCAGGGCGAATGAGCAACGGGGTGGCGAAATGAACCAGCAAACGGCTGCGGCCCAATCGACCGGCGCTCAGGCCGGCACGGAATCCTCGCTGCTCGACGACATCGTCGAGAAGAGCAAGGTCGCGAAATCCGAATCCGAGCATGCGCGCGCGAAGGACCTGATCGGCGAACTCGTCAATCAGGTGCTCGACGGCACGGTGGTCGTGTCGGACAACCTGTCGGCGACGATCGACGCGCGCGTCGCGGAGCTCGATCGCCTGATCTCGTCGCAGCTCTCGGCCGTGATGCACGCGGCCGAGTTCCAGCGTCTCGAGAGCACGTGGCGCGGGCTCGACTACCTGGTGAAGGAAAGCAACACCGGTTCGACGATCAAGATCAAGGCGCTGCACGCGCCGAAGCGCGATCTCGTGCGCGATTTCAAGAACGCGTCCGAGTTCGACCAGAGCGCGCTCTTCAAGAAGGTGTACGAAGAAGAATTCGGCACGTTCGGCGGCTCGCCGTTCGGCGTGCTGGTCGGCGACTACGAGATCTCGCGCCAGCCGGAAGACCTGTACTTCATCGAGCAGATGTCGCACGTCGCGGCGGCCGCGCACGCGCCGTTCGTCGCGTCGGCCGCGCCCGAGCTGCTCGGCCTCGAGTCGTTCGCCGATCTCGGCAAGCCGCGCGACCTCGGCAAGGTGTTCGACACCGTCGAATATGCGAAGTGGAAGTCGTTCCGCGATTCCGAGGATTCGCGCTACGTCGGCCTCACGCTGCCGCGCTTCCTCGGCCGCCTGCCGTTCAATCCGAAGGACGGCGCGATCGCGGAGAGCTTCAACTTCGTCGAGGACGTCGACGGCACCGATCACAACAAGTACCTGTGGTGCAACGCCTCGTGGGCGTTTGCCGCGCGTCTGACGGCCGCGTTCGACGACTTCGGCTGGTGCGCGGCGATTCGCGGCGTCGAAGGCGGCGGCCTCGTCGAGGATCTGCCGACCCACACGTTCAAGACCGACGACGGCGAAATCGCGCTCAAGTGCCCGACCGAGATCGCGATCACCGACCGCCGCGAGAAGGAGTTGAGCGACCTCGGCTTCATCCCGCTCGTGCATTGCAAGAATTCCGACTACGCCGCGTTCTTTGCTGCGCAATCGGTGCAAAAACCGAAGAAATACAGCACCGACAGCGCCAATGCGAATGCCGTCCTGTCCGCCCAGCTGCAGTACATCTTCTCGGTATCGCGCATCGCGCATTACCTGAAGGCGATGATGCGCGACAAGATCGGCAGCTTCGCGTCCGCGCAGAACGTCGAAACGTTCCTCAATCGCTGGATCTCGCAGTACGTGTTGCTGGACGACAACGCGACTCAGGAACAGAAAGCGCAGTTCCCGCTGCGCGAAGCCTCCGTACAAGTGTCAGAGATTCCCGGCAAGCCGGGTGCGTATCGTTCGGTCGCGTTCCTGCGCCCGCACTTCCAGCTCGACGAGCTGTCGATTTCTCTGCGCCTTGTCGCTGATCTGCCCAAACCGGCAAATTCATAAGCGAGTTGAGATCGCCCGGGCGGGCCGCCCGGGTAGGACGTTAAAACCACCTCTTTGGGGAGTCGTAGGCCATGTTAGACATGTACTTGAAGTTCGGCAATCCTGCCATCAAGGGCGAGTCCGCGGACAAGGACCATGCCGGTTGGATCGAGCTGAAATCCTGGGACCATTCGATCGTCCAGCCGCGTTCGGCGACCGCGTCGACTTCGGGCGGCCACACGTCGGAGCGTTGCGAGCACGGCGACATGGTGTTCACGAAAGAAATCGATATGGCGAGCCCGCTGCTGTATCAGCACGCGTCGGGCGGCACGACGTTCGACGAAGTGACGATCGATTTCATGCGTTCGGACGGCGAAGGCGAGCGCGTCAAGTATCTCGAGATCAAGCTGAAGTACGTGATCGTCGCGAGCGTGACGCCGAGCGTGCAGAAGGAAGGCCTGCCCCTCGAGCAATTCGCGCTGAAGTACGCCGCGGTCCAGTGGAAGCAGACGCAGCAGAAGATCGGCGGCAACCAGGGCGGCAACACGCAGGGCGCCTGGAGCCTCACGAAGAACGACAAGACCTACGCGGTCTAAGTTCGACGCGGGAACGGGGCACGGCGCGTGCCCCGTTCCCGTTTTGCGTGGAGCCCGATGAAACGCTTCGAACCGAGCTTCCTCGACAAGCTGTTCGACGACGAACCGCATGTGCCGGCGCCCGCTGCAATGCGGCAATTGTCGCTGGAAGAACTGAAGAACACGGTCGCGCGCGACGTCGAGGCGATCCTGAACACGCGCATCGCGCTGACCGACGAAGATCTTGCCGCGCTGCCGGAGTGCCAGCGCTCGGTGTTGACCTACGGGCTGAACGACTTCGCCGGCCTGAGCCTCGCGAGCCACTACGACCGCACGTTCATCTGCAAGTCGATTCAGCAGGCGATCGCGCGGCACGAGCCGCGGCTGCAGCAGGTGTTGGTGACGTTCGAGCTGAACGAGCAGTCGACGAACGCGCTCTACTTCGCGATCCAGGCGCTGCTCGTCGTGCATCCGGCCGAGGAGCCGGTGACCTTCGATGCGATGCTGCAGCCGTCGACGTTGCAATATTCGGTGACGCGCTCGCGCGCCACCAAGGTTTGAGCCGTATCGCGTGAGCCGCCGGGCGCCGCGCGGCAACGAGAAGCCCGGCACGAGAGCATCAGGTTTCGGGGATCGTCGATGGAAGAGTTGCTGCCGTATTACGAACGCGAGCTGTCGTTTCTGCGGCGCTATTCGCTCGAATTCGCGAACCGGTACCCGAAGATCGCCGCGCGTCTGTCGCAGACGGGCGAGCATTGCGAGGATCCGCACGTCGAGCGGATGATCGAATCGTTCGCGCTCCTCGGCGCGCGGATCAACAAAAAGCTCGACGACGAGTATCCCGAATTCACCGAAGCGCTCGTCGAAGTTCTCTATCCGCATTATCTGCGACCGTTTCCGTCGTGCTCGATCGCGCAATTCGGCGCGCCCGAATCGTTCGCTCGACTGACCGAGCCGCAGGTCGTCGAGCGCGGCACCGAGCTGAAGAGCCGCGCGATCCGCGGCGTGCAGTGCCGCTTCCGCACCGCGTACGACGTGACGCTCGCGCCGGTCCGGCTCGCCGATGCGCGCTACGGATCGATCGCCGCGGCGCCGAGCTCGGCCGCGCTGCCCGGCAACGCGACGGGTGTGATCTCGATCGCGTTCGAATCGACGTCGCCGCAGCTCGATCTCGCCGAGCTGAAGCTCGGCAAGCTGCGCGCGCATCTGCACGGCGAGCAGTCGTTCGTCGCCGCGCTGGCCGATTGCCTGTTCGCGCATGCGCTCGCGTTCTACGTCGAGCCCGAGCGCGGCGGCCGCTGGATCGCGCTCGGCAAGGCGCCGTTCGAGCACGCGGGCTTCGACGAAGCCGATGCGCTGATCGACTATCCGGCCCGTTCGCACCCGGCGTACCGGCTGCTGACCGAATATTTCGCATTCCCGGACAAATTCAACTTCGTCGACTTCGATCTGGCCGCGCTGGCGCGCCGCGCGGGCCATTGCCGGCAGTTGACGCTGCACGTGGTCCTGCGCGACGTGCGCAGCGATTCGCACGTCGCGCGGCTGCTCGATCTGCTGGCCGCGAGTCACTTTCGCCTGTTCTGCACGCCGGTCGTCAACCTGTTCCGGCAGCACGGCGAGCCGATCCGGGTCAGCCATCAGGCGGTGTCGTATCCGGTCATCGCCGACGCGCGCCGCGCGTTCGCGTACGAGGTGTATTCGATCGATTCCGTGCATCTCGTGCGGCAGCGCGCCAATCGGGAAGCGGTCATCGAATTCCGGCCGTTCTATTCGCTGCATCACGGCGAGGAAGGGCAGGTGGGGCACTATTGGTTCGCGCGCCGCGACGACAACGTCGCGCGCAAGAGCCCCGGCTACGAGACCGAGATTTCGGTCGTCGACATCGACTTCGAGCCGGGCGCGCCGCAGACCGACACGCTGAGCCTCGATCTCACCTGCACGAACCGCGACCTGCCGGCCGCGCTCGCGACGGGGCTCGACGGCGGCGATCTCTTCATCGACGGCGACGCGCAGCCCGGCCCGATCGCGCTGCTGCGCCGGCCGACGCCGAGCGCGCGCTTCGAGCGCGGCCGCGCCGCGCACTGGCGGCTCGTGTCGCACCTCGCGCTCAATCACGTGTCGCTCGCCGAGGAAGGGCTCGCCGCGCTGAAGGAAGTGCTCGTGCTGTACGATCTGAGACGGTCTGCGGTGTCGACGCGTCACATCGACGGGATCGTCGGCATCGAGCAGAAGGGCGCGGTGCAGTGGCTGCCCGGCAAGCCGTTCGCGACGTTCGTGCGCGGCGTCGAGATCCGGCTCACGATCGACGACGAGCATTTCGTCGGATCGAGCCTCGCGACGTTCGTGCGGATGATCGACGCGTTCTTCGGGCTTTACGTGCACCTCAACAGCTTTGTTCAACTGATCGTCGTGTCGAAGCGCACCGGCGAGGAGATCATGCGATGCAAACCGCGCAGCGGCGAATCGATCCTGGCGTAGTCGAGCGGCTGCTCGACGAGCCGCATCGCTTCGAGTTCTTTCAGGCGGTGCGGCTGCTCGAGACCTGGTTCGCGAAGCGTCATCCGCAACGCTACGCGGCGAGCCGGCCGGGCGAGATCGTCGCGCGGCGGATCGGCTTCAGAAACACGTTGTCGCTCGGTTTTCCGCCGAGCGAGCTCGAGCGCGCGCAGTCGTACGACGAAGCGGGCGACGCGCTGAAGGACGAGCCGCAGCGCAACGCGGCGGTCGAAGCGGGCGCGCTGTCGCGCGTCGAGCTCACGCCGGCTTTCTTCGGCCTGCTGGGCGGCCAGGGCGCGTTGCCGCTCCATTACACCGAGCAGATCATCGCGCGCGAGCAGCTGAAGCGCGATCACGCGGCGCGCGCGTTTTTCGACGTGTTCTCGAATCGCGCGACCGCGTTGTTCTACGCGGCGTGGAAGAAGTACCGGCTGCCGCTGCATTACGAGCTCGACCGCGACGAGCGCTATCTGCCGCTGTTGCTCGCGCTCGCGGGCGTCGCGAACGACGATGCGCGCTCGACCGTGCAGGAAGGCCGCGGCGCGCTGCTCGACGAAGCGATCGCGGGCTATGCGCTCGCCGCGCGGCACCGGCCGGTGTCGGCCGCCTATCTGCAGCGCACGCTGTCCGAGTACTTCCGCGTGCCGATCCGCATCGAGCAGTTCGTCGGCAAGTGGTACGACGTGCCGCCCGATCAACTGAGCGTGCTCGGCGACGTGAACGTGACGCTCGGCGCGACGGCGCTCGTCGGCGAACGCGTGTGGCAGCGCGACATGCGCGCGCGGCTCGTCGTCGGGCCGCTGTCGAAGCGCGACTACGAGGCGTTCTTGCCAGGCGAGGAGCGCGCGGTCGCGCTCGAGCGGATGTTGACGCTGCTCGCCGGCGTCACGCTCGAATATGAAGTATCGCTCGTGCTGCGCCGTACCGAGGTCGGCGCGAGCATCCTCGGCAATGGCGCGCGACTCGGCTGGGACGCGTTCCTCTGCACGCGCGAAGCCGAGCGCGACCGCGCGGACGCGCGCTACGAACTGCATGTCATTCATTGATAACAACGATCGAACCTGAGTGGACCGTAACCGATGAGCACGCCCCTGAAGACCCTGATCGCGAAACTGAATCCGGTGTGCCGGAAGGCCGCCGAGCGCGCCGCCAGCCACTGTTTCGCGCGCGGCCACTATGAAGTGGATCTCGAGCACCTGTTCCTCGCGCTGCTCGACGAGTCGACCGGCGACGTGCCGCTCGTGCTGCGCGCGAGCGGCGTCGATCCGCACGCGCTGCGCGCGGACCTCGAGCGCGAGCTCGAAGGATTGAAGACGGGCAATACGCGCACGCCGGTGTTCTCGGTGCATCTGACCGAGCTGTTCGAGCAGGCGTGGCTCATCGCGTCGCTCGATTCGCAGATCGGCCGGATCCGTTCGGGCCACTTGCTGCTTGCATTGCTGACGGGGCCCGATCTCGCGCAGTTCGCGCAGCGGATGTCGTCGCAGTTCACGCGCGTGCGCGTCGACGACCTGAAGCACAAGTTCGACGAGATCACCGCGGGCTCGGTCGAAGCCGAGCCGCGACAGGCGGAGAGCGACGCCGCCGTGCCGGACGGCGCCGCGGCGGCGGGCGGCGCGCCGCGCGGCCCGTCGAAGACGCCGGCGCTCGACACGTACACGACGAACCTCACGCAGCGTGCGCGCGAAGGCAAGATCGATCCCGTGATCGGCCGCGACGCGGAGATCCGCCAGGCGATCGACATCCTGATGCGCCGTCGGCAAAACAACCCGATCATGACGGGCGAGGCGGGCGTCGGGAAGACAGCCGTCGTTGAAGGGCTCGCGCTGCGGATCGCGGCTGACGACGTGCCGCCGCCGCTTCGCGGCGTCGCGCTGCACGTGCTCGACATGGGGCTCCTGCAGGCGGGCGCGAGCGTGAAGGGCGAGTTCGAGAACCGCCTGAAGAGCGTGATCGACGAGGTGAAGAAGAGCGCGCATCCGATCATTCTCTTCATCGACGAAGCGCACACGATCATCGGCGCGGGCGGGCAGGCCGGCCAGAACGATGCGGCGAACCTGCTGAAGCCGGCGCTCGCGCGCGGCGAGCTGCGCACGATCGCGGCGACGACGTGGAGCGAATACAAGAAGTACTTCGAAAAGGACGCGGCGCTCGCGCGGCGCTTCCAGGTCGTGAAGATCGAGGAGCCGAGCGAGCCGCTCGCCGCCGCGATGCTGCGCGGGATGGCGGGGCTGATGGAGAAGCACTTCAACGTGCGGATTCTCGACGATGCGATCACCGAGGCGGTGCGGCTGTCGCATCGCTACATCAGCGGCCGCCAGCTGCCGGACAAGGCGATCAGCGTGCTCGACACCGCCTGCGCGAAAGTCGCGCTCGCGCACAGCGCGACGCCCGCCGCGATCGACGACACGAAAAAGCGCATCGAGCGGATCGACGCGGAGATCGCGGCGCTCGAGCGCGAAGTCGCGGGCGGCGCCGCGCACGACGAGCGCCTCGCCGAGCTGCGCGACGAGCGCGATGCCGATTTGAAGGCGCTCGCCGAAGACGAAGCGCGTTACGAACAGGAGCGCGCGCTCGTCACCGAGATCGGCGCATTGCGTGCCGATCTCGATGCGGCGCGCGAGCCGTCCGTCGACGGCAAGCCGGTCGACGTCGACGCGACCCGCGCGACGCTCGCCGAGCGCGTCGACGCGCTGCGCGCGCTGCAGGGCAATCAGCCGATGGTGCCGCTGCAGGTCGACGGCCACGTCGTCGCGGAGATCGTCGCGTCGTGGACCGGCATTCCGCTCGGCCGGATGGTGAAGGACGAGATCGAGACCGTGCTGAATCTGCGCGATCTGATCGGCGCGCGCGTGATCGGCCAGGACCACGCGCTCGACGCGATCGCGCAGCGCGTGCGCACCGCGACCGCGAACCTCGAGGATCCGAACAAGCCGCGCGGCGTGTTCATGTTCGTCGGGCCGTCGGGCGTCGGCAAGACCGAGACCGCGCTCGCGCTTGCCGACGTGCTGTACGGCGGCGAGCGCAAGATGATCACGATCAACATGAGCGAGTACCAGGAAGCGCACAGCGTATCGGGCCTGAAGGGCTCGCCGCCCGGCTACGTCGGCTACGGCGAAGGCGGCGTGCTGACGGAAGCGGTGCGCCGCAATCCGTATTCGGTCGTGCTGCTCGACGAAGTCGAGAAGGCGCATCCGGACGTGCTCGAAATGTTCTTCCAGGTGTTCGACAAGGGCGCGATGGACGACGCCGAAGGGCGCGAGATCGACTTCCGCAACACGCTGATCATCCTGACGTCGAACGTCGGGTCGTCCGCGGTGATGCAGGCGTGCCTGAACAAGGCGCCGGAGGAGCTGCCCGACGCCGAGGCGCTCGCCGAGACGCTGCGCCCGCAGCTCTACAAGGCGTTCAAGCCCGCGTTCCTCGGCCGGATGAAGGTGATTCCGTACTATCCGATCTCCGACGACGTGCTCGCCGACATCATCGAGCTGAAGCTCGAACGGATCCGCCGCCGGATCGAATCGAACCACAAGGCCGCGTTCGAGTGGGACGAGTCGCTCGTCGACGCCGTGCTCGCGCGCTGCACCGAAGTCGATTCGGGCGCGCGCAATGTCGATCACATCCTGAACGGCACGCTGCTGCCGGAGATCGCCGGGCACGTGCTGTCGCGGATCGCCGACGGCGAAGCGATCGCGCGGATCGCCGCGCGCGCGGCCGAGACGGGCGAATTCGAGTACACGGTCGAGTAAGACCGCCGCGCGGCGCGTGCGTCACGCGTCGCGTGGTCATCGCAACGATGGACGCCGCAACGGACAGACATAGCATTCGACCATGCCGATCAACTTCAACGACTTGCTGACGCCGATCAGCGAAGCGTCGCCGTGCGGCGACGATCTCCTGTTCTCCGCCGAATTCGACGCGATCCAGCACGCGCGCAAGTTCGACGATCCGTCGCTCGACCAGGGCGAGTGGATCACCGACATCAAGGAAGCGGACTGGAGCTTCGTCGTCGAGCAATCGACCGCGCTCTTGCGCGATCGGACCAAGGACCTGCGGCTCGCGGTATGGCTGACCGAGGCGCTCGCGCTCGAGGACGGCATCGGCGGGCT
Proteins encoded in this region:
- a CDS encoding tetratricopeptide repeat protein, which translates into the protein MKDRLFAKLSGVVLACGIIAGCASQPTPPTPEAFNKSLADADAVAKAGDQDRAIGLYQQLAKSDPTREEPWSRIAQIQFQQGHYGQAIVAAQEALQRDKTDRQAKSVLAVAGLRIATESLGELRQDSSLAGDAKSDAQALAKQLRDTLGEAALFPPEQQTKPVVKKRRIVRRAKPPVHEAAPAENSTAAAPATPAAPATPAPAKAATTSAPAKAAGGDPFSALR
- the tssB gene encoding type VI secretion system contractile sheath small subunit; protein product: MAKKESIQKRLQKVRPPRVQLTYEVERGDAIEIKELPFVVGVVGDLAGQSEVEQPKLRDRKFVNIDRDNFDDVMKAIEPRAAFQVENRLSEAGGKFAVDLKFRSINDFNPDEVVEQVEPLRRLLEARSKLADLRNKLAGNDKLEDLLSEVLSNTQQLEALKKSADGGDKQGE
- the tssC gene encoding type VI secretion system contractile sheath large subunit — encoded protein: MNQQTAAAQSTGAQAGTESSLLDDIVEKSKVAKSESEHARAKDLIGELVNQVLDGTVVVSDNLSATIDARVAELDRLISSQLSAVMHAAEFQRLESTWRGLDYLVKESNTGSTIKIKALHAPKRDLVRDFKNASEFDQSALFKKVYEEEFGTFGGSPFGVLVGDYEISRQPEDLYFIEQMSHVAAAAHAPFVASAAPELLGLESFADLGKPRDLGKVFDTVEYAKWKSFRDSEDSRYVGLTLPRFLGRLPFNPKDGAIAESFNFVEDVDGTDHNKYLWCNASWAFAARLTAAFDDFGWCAAIRGVEGGGLVEDLPTHTFKTDDGEIALKCPTEIAITDRREKELSDLGFIPLVHCKNSDYAAFFAAQSVQKPKKYSTDSANANAVLSAQLQYIFSVSRIAHYLKAMMRDKIGSFASAQNVETFLNRWISQYVLLDDNATQEQKAQFPLREASVQVSEIPGKPGAYRSVAFLRPHFQLDELSISLRLVADLPKPANS
- a CDS encoding Hcp family type VI secretion system effector; translation: MLDMYLKFGNPAIKGESADKDHAGWIELKSWDHSIVQPRSATASTSGGHTSERCEHGDMVFTKEIDMASPLLYQHASGGTTFDEVTIDFMRSDGEGERVKYLEIKLKYVIVASVTPSVQKEGLPLEQFALKYAAVQWKQTQQKIGGNQGGNTQGAWSLTKNDKTYAV
- the tssE gene encoding type VI secretion system baseplate subunit TssE; protein product: MKRFEPSFLDKLFDDEPHVPAPAAMRQLSLEELKNTVARDVEAILNTRIALTDEDLAALPECQRSVLTYGLNDFAGLSLASHYDRTFICKSIQQAIARHEPRLQQVLVTFELNEQSTNALYFAIQALLVVHPAEEPVTFDAMLQPSTLQYSVTRSRATKV
- the tssF gene encoding type VI secretion system baseplate subunit TssF, whose product is MEELLPYYERELSFLRRYSLEFANRYPKIAARLSQTGEHCEDPHVERMIESFALLGARINKKLDDEYPEFTEALVEVLYPHYLRPFPSCSIAQFGAPESFARLTEPQVVERGTELKSRAIRGVQCRFRTAYDVTLAPVRLADARYGSIAAAPSSAALPGNATGVISIAFESTSPQLDLAELKLGKLRAHLHGEQSFVAALADCLFAHALAFYVEPERGGRWIALGKAPFEHAGFDEADALIDYPARSHPAYRLLTEYFAFPDKFNFVDFDLAALARRAGHCRQLTLHVVLRDVRSDSHVARLLDLLAASHFRLFCTPVVNLFRQHGEPIRVSHQAVSYPVIADARRAFAYEVYSIDSVHLVRQRANREAVIEFRPFYSLHHGEEGQVGHYWFARRDDNVARKSPGYETEISVVDIDFEPGAPQTDTLSLDLTCTNRDLPAALATGLDGGDLFIDGDAQPGPIALLRRPTPSARFERGRAAHWRLVSHLALNHVSLAEEGLAALKEVLVLYDLRRSAVSTRHIDGIVGIEQKGAVQWLPGKPFATFVRGVEIRLTIDDEHFVGSSLATFVRMIDAFFGLYVHLNSFVQLIVVSKRTGEEIMRCKPRSGESILA
- the tssG gene encoding type VI secretion system baseplate subunit TssG; translated protein: MQTAQRRIDPGVVERLLDEPHRFEFFQAVRLLETWFAKRHPQRYAASRPGEIVARRIGFRNTLSLGFPPSELERAQSYDEAGDALKDEPQRNAAVEAGALSRVELTPAFFGLLGGQGALPLHYTEQIIAREQLKRDHAARAFFDVFSNRATALFYAAWKKYRLPLHYELDRDERYLPLLLALAGVANDDARSTVQEGRGALLDEAIAGYALAARHRPVSAAYLQRTLSEYFRVPIRIEQFVGKWYDVPPDQLSVLGDVNVTLGATALVGERVWQRDMRARLVVGPLSKRDYEAFLPGEERAVALERMLTLLAGVTLEYEVSLVLRRTEVGASILGNGARLGWDAFLCTREAERDRADARYELHVIH
- the tssH gene encoding type VI secretion system ATPase TssH, encoding MSTPLKTLIAKLNPVCRKAAERAASHCFARGHYEVDLEHLFLALLDESTGDVPLVLRASGVDPHALRADLERELEGLKTGNTRTPVFSVHLTELFEQAWLIASLDSQIGRIRSGHLLLALLTGPDLAQFAQRMSSQFTRVRVDDLKHKFDEITAGSVEAEPRQAESDAAVPDGAAAAGGAPRGPSKTPALDTYTTNLTQRAREGKIDPVIGRDAEIRQAIDILMRRRQNNPIMTGEAGVGKTAVVEGLALRIAADDVPPPLRGVALHVLDMGLLQAGASVKGEFENRLKSVIDEVKKSAHPIILFIDEAHTIIGAGGQAGQNDAANLLKPALARGELRTIAATTWSEYKKYFEKDAALARRFQVVKIEEPSEPLAAAMLRGMAGLMEKHFNVRILDDAITEAVRLSHRYISGRQLPDKAISVLDTACAKVALAHSATPAAIDDTKKRIERIDAEIAALEREVAGGAAHDERLAELRDERDADLKALAEDEARYEQERALVTEIGALRADLDAAREPSVDGKPVDVDATRATLAERVDALRALQGNQPMVPLQVDGHVVAEIVASWTGIPLGRMVKDEIETVLNLRDLIGARVIGQDHALDAIAQRVRTATANLEDPNKPRGVFMFVGPSGVGKTETALALADVLYGGERKMITINMSEYQEAHSVSGLKGSPPGYVGYGEGGVLTEAVRRNPYSVVLLDEVEKAHPDVLEMFFQVFDKGAMDDAEGREIDFRNTLIILTSNVGSSAVMQACLNKAPEELPDAEALAETLRPQLYKAFKPAFLGRMKVIPYYPISDDVLADIIELKLERIRRRIESNHKAAFEWDESLVDAVLARCTEVDSGARNVDHILNGTLLPEIAGHVLSRIADGEAIARIAARAAETGEFEYTVE